A genomic window from Hyla sarda isolate aHylSar1 chromosome 8, aHylSar1.hap1, whole genome shotgun sequence includes:
- the LOC130285403 gene encoding taste receptor type 2 member 116-like, with protein sequence MSSPNTMAFLAVLLVEAITGLSSSIFTIICCLSVPGYKHYKISTFSRILMAVSASNMSYLFTMSTNFLIEFLWPHLYKIPFVAYMINYLTLYSITSTSWLTCSLCSFYFLKIIPSQPGILTKLKNMTNTINGGILLVAKIVSLGGGFLSIIISNKNLKVNLTESGAEKPEDWIMRRITFNDIIMALNSLPFFIIIVTTVVSASLLKYYNYQMKKNIRNINGNVKDYRTAVLTMTGLLMLYLLIFVTLIIFTLNPMDTTWGSMICLMLLFSFPTVQTALLTYGNPKLKEGLGKMFTFITLTIGSGR encoded by the coding sequence CTTCACAATCATTTGTTGTCTCTCTGTTCCTGGCTACAAACATTATAAGATTTCAACCTTCAGCAGGATTTTGATGGCTGTGAGTGCTTCTAACATGTCCTACCTCTTTACTATGTCCACAAACTTCCTCATTGAATTCTTATGGCCACATCTGTATAAAATACCATTTGTTGCCTATATGATTAACTACTTGACCTTGTACAGCATCACATCCACTTCTTGGCTCACCTGCTCACTTTGCTCCTTCTACTTCCTGAAGATCATCCCTTCCCAGCCCGGAATCCTGACAAAGCTTAAGAACATGACAAACACAATAAATGGAGGGATCCTACTGGTGGCAAAGATCGTGTCTCTCGGTGGAGGTTTTCTTTCAATTATTATttcaaataaaaatttaaaagtgAACTTAACAGAAAGTGGAGCAGAAAAACCAGAAGACTGGATAATGAGGAGGATAACATTTAATGATATTATCATGGCTCTCAATTCTCTGCCATTCTTCATTATAATAGTGACTACGGTTGTCAGCGCTTCACTCCTCAAATATTATAATTATCAGATGAAGAAAAACATCAGGAATATTAACGGCAATGTGAAGGATTATCGGACTGCTGTCCTGACCATGACCGGTCTCCTCATGTTGTATTTACTCATTTTTGTTACATTGATAATTTTTACCCTGAACCCAATGGACACAACCTGGGGCTCCATGATATGTTTGATGTTACTGTTTTCATTCCCCACAGTCCAGACGGCTCTTCTCACCTACGGGAATCCCAAACTGAAGGAAGGCTTGGGGAAGATGTTCACCTTTATAACCCTGACTATAGGCTCCGGGCGGTAA